The Daucus carota subsp. sativus chromosome 7, DH1 v3.0, whole genome shotgun sequence genome window below encodes:
- the LOC108196658 gene encoding uroporphyrinogen decarboxylase isoform X2: protein MSAIHHLSSVSSFSPISISFRTKSTYSHSQSNPKFRCAIAVAEPKAISASEPLLLSAVRGENVERPPVWLMRQAGRYMKSYQTICEKYPSFRDRSENVDLVVEISLQPWKVFRPDGVILFSDILTPLSGMNIPFDIVKGKGPIIFDPPSTTADVEQVREFIPEESVPYVGEALKILRKEVNNEAAVLGFVGAPFTLASYVVEGGSSKNFTKIKRLAFSQPKVLHALLQKFATSMIKYIQYQADNGAQAVQIFDSWATELSPEDFEEFSMPYLKQIVDSVKQTHPTLPLILYASGSGGLLERLPLTGVDVVSLDWTVDMADGRRRLGTDVAVQGNVDPGVLFGSKDFITSRIHSTVKKAGKHKHILNLGHGIKVGTPEENVAHFFEVSKAIRY from the exons ATGTCTGCAATTCACCACTTGAGCTCTGTCTCATCGTTCTCCCCGATCTCAATCTCTTTTAGAACCAAATCAACATACTCACACTCTCAATCTAACCCTAAATTCCGTTGCGCCATTGCAG TTGCAGAACCGAAAGCAATTAGTGCAAGTGAACCACTATTGCTTAGTGCTGTTCGAGGAGAAAATGTCGAAAGACCCCCTGTTTGGCTTATGAGACAAGCAGGGAGGTATATGAAG AGCTATCAAACCATCTGTGAGAAGTATCCTTCCTTTCGTGATAGATCAGAGAATGTAGATCTTGTGGTGGAAATATCTTTACAGCCTTGGAAGGTGTTTAGACCAGATGGG GTGATCCTATTTTCAGACATTCTTACTCCTTTATCTGGAATGAACATACCATTTGACATTGTAAAAGGCAAGGGTCCAATCATTTTTGATCCGCCAAGCACAACTGCTGATGttgagcaagtgagagaattTATCCCGGAAGAGTCGGTTCCGTATGTAGGGGAAGCCTTAAAAATCCTACGAAAAGAG GTGAACAATGAGGCAGCAGTACTGGGTTTTGTGGGAGCTCCTTTTACTCTTGCATCTTATGTGGTTGAAGGGGGTTCATCaaaaaatttcacaaaaataaaaagactGGCTTTCTCACAACCAAAG GTCCTTCACGCATTACTTCAAAAATTTGCAACTTCAATGATCAAGTACATCCAATACCAAGCTGATAATGGAGCTCAAGCTGTTCAGATATTTGATTCATGGGCAACAGAGCTAAGTCCAGAGGACTTTGAAGAGTTCAGTATGCCGTACTTGAAGCAAATAGTGGATTCTGTGAAACAAACCCATCCAACTCTTCCTCTGATTCTCTATGCTAGTGGATCAGGAGGACTGCTTGAGAGATTACCTTTGACCGGAGTTGATGTGGTAAGCTTGGATTGGACAGTTGACATGGCTGATGGGAGGAGGCGATTGGGAACCGATGTGGCAGTCCAGGGAAATGTGGATCCTGGTGTTCTATTTGGTTCAAAAGATTTCATCACAAGTCGGATACACAGTACTGTGAAGAAAGCTGGGAAACATAAGCATATTTTGAATCTTGGCCATGGTATTAAAGTAGGTACGCCAGAAGAAAATGTTGCTCATTTCTTTGAGGTTTCTAAAGCAATCAGGTATTGA
- the LOC108196658 gene encoding uroporphyrinogen decarboxylase isoform X1: MSAIHHLSSVSSFSPISISFRTKSTYSHSQSNPKFRCAIAETVAEPKAISASEPLLLSAVRGENVERPPVWLMRQAGRYMKSYQTICEKYPSFRDRSENVDLVVEISLQPWKVFRPDGVILFSDILTPLSGMNIPFDIVKGKGPIIFDPPSTTADVEQVREFIPEESVPYVGEALKILRKEVNNEAAVLGFVGAPFTLASYVVEGGSSKNFTKIKRLAFSQPKVLHALLQKFATSMIKYIQYQADNGAQAVQIFDSWATELSPEDFEEFSMPYLKQIVDSVKQTHPTLPLILYASGSGGLLERLPLTGVDVVSLDWTVDMADGRRRLGTDVAVQGNVDPGVLFGSKDFITSRIHSTVKKAGKHKHILNLGHGIKVGTPEENVAHFFEVSKAIRY; the protein is encoded by the exons ATGTCTGCAATTCACCACTTGAGCTCTGTCTCATCGTTCTCCCCGATCTCAATCTCTTTTAGAACCAAATCAACATACTCACACTCTCAATCTAACCCTAAATTCCGTTGCGCCATTGCAG AAACAGTTGCAGAACCGAAAGCAATTAGTGCAAGTGAACCACTATTGCTTAGTGCTGTTCGAGGAGAAAATGTCGAAAGACCCCCTGTTTGGCTTATGAGACAAGCAGGGAGGTATATGAAG AGCTATCAAACCATCTGTGAGAAGTATCCTTCCTTTCGTGATAGATCAGAGAATGTAGATCTTGTGGTGGAAATATCTTTACAGCCTTGGAAGGTGTTTAGACCAGATGGG GTGATCCTATTTTCAGACATTCTTACTCCTTTATCTGGAATGAACATACCATTTGACATTGTAAAAGGCAAGGGTCCAATCATTTTTGATCCGCCAAGCACAACTGCTGATGttgagcaagtgagagaattTATCCCGGAAGAGTCGGTTCCGTATGTAGGGGAAGCCTTAAAAATCCTACGAAAAGAG GTGAACAATGAGGCAGCAGTACTGGGTTTTGTGGGAGCTCCTTTTACTCTTGCATCTTATGTGGTTGAAGGGGGTTCATCaaaaaatttcacaaaaataaaaagactGGCTTTCTCACAACCAAAG GTCCTTCACGCATTACTTCAAAAATTTGCAACTTCAATGATCAAGTACATCCAATACCAAGCTGATAATGGAGCTCAAGCTGTTCAGATATTTGATTCATGGGCAACAGAGCTAAGTCCAGAGGACTTTGAAGAGTTCAGTATGCCGTACTTGAAGCAAATAGTGGATTCTGTGAAACAAACCCATCCAACTCTTCCTCTGATTCTCTATGCTAGTGGATCAGGAGGACTGCTTGAGAGATTACCTTTGACCGGAGTTGATGTGGTAAGCTTGGATTGGACAGTTGACATGGCTGATGGGAGGAGGCGATTGGGAACCGATGTGGCAGTCCAGGGAAATGTGGATCCTGGTGTTCTATTTGGTTCAAAAGATTTCATCACAAGTCGGATACACAGTACTGTGAAGAAAGCTGGGAAACATAAGCATATTTTGAATCTTGGCCATGGTATTAAAGTAGGTACGCCAGAAGAAAATGTTGCTCATTTCTTTGAGGTTTCTAAAGCAATCAGGTATTGA
- the LOC108194261 gene encoding aspartic proteinase PCS1, which produces MKVWLSVLYVIAIQTQIYFCIGNVTPTQMLVLPLMIQETENKLNFQHNVTLTVSLSVGTPQQNVTMVLDTGSELSWLQCNTTGSGRPVFDPTQSSTYLPINCSSPACTTQTRDFPIPTSCDSNKHCHATLSYADATSSEGNLASDTFNIGASGMPGTIFGCMDSGSTSNSGEDNKTTGLIGMNRGPLSFVSQMNFSKFSYCIPGSDHLGVLVFSDANSTWLKSLNYTPLVQIPNSLPYFDRSAYTVQLRGFKVSEEIIALPNSILKPDHTGAGQTMIDSGTQFTFLLGPAYSAVKNEFLNQTKGNLRELNDPDYAFQGAMDLCYLVPLNQTNLPVLPSITIMFDGAEMNISGDKLLYPVPGEVRDNCSVYCFTFGNSDLLGVEAYIIGHHHQQNLWMEFDLENSRVGIAPIECDIASQRIRS; this is translated from the coding sequence ATGAAAGTCTGGTTATCTGTTCTTTATGTCATAGCCATCCAAACTCAAATTTATTTCTGTATTGGCAATGTGACTCCCACCCAAATGCTTGTTTTGCCACTCATGATCCAAGAAACCGAAAACAAGCTCAACTTTCAGCATAATGTTACTCTCACCGTCTCCCTCTCTGTGGGAACACCCCAGCAGAATGTCACTATGGTTTTAGACACCGGCAGTGAGTTGTCATGGCTTCAATGCAACACCACTGGGTCGGGCCGACCCGTGTTTGACCCGACCCAGTCATCGACGTACTTGCCCATCAACTGCTCATCGCCCGCATGCACGACCCAAACCCGAGATTTCCCCATCCCCACATCCTGTGACTCCAATAAACACTGCCATGCCACGCTGTCCTACGCGGACGCCACGTCGTCAGAAGGAAATTTAGCGTCGGATACGTTCAACATCGGGGCGTCTGGTATGCCGGGCACGATATTCGGGTGCATGGATTCTGGTTCAACTAGTAACTCCGGTGAGGATAACAAGACAACTGGGCTAATAGGCATGAACCGCGGACCTCTATCTTTCGTGTCGCAaatgaatttttcaaaattttcgtaCTGCATCCCCGGTTCGGATCATCTAGGAGTTTTAGTATTTAGCGATGCAAATTCAACTTGGCTAAAGTCACTAAATTACACTCCTCTTGTTCAAATCCCAAACTCCTTGCCATATTTTGATAGGTCAGCTTACACTGTCCAGCTTCGAGGTTTCAAAGTGTCCGAAGAAATAATTGCACTCCCAAACTCCATACTCAAACCGGATCACACTGGCGCGGGTCAAACCATGATAGACTCGGGTACCCAGTTCACTTTCCTTCTTGGCCCGGCTTACAGTGCAGTCAAGAATGAGTTCTTGAACCAGACAAAGGGAAATTTAAGGGAGTTGAATGACCCAGATTATGCTTTTCAGGGAGCTATGGATTTGTGTTACTTGGTACCATTAAACCAAACAAATCTTCCGGTATTGCCTAGCATTACCATCATGTTTGACGGCGCTGAAATGAATATTTCGGGTGATAAATTATTGTATCCTGTCCCGGGGGAGGTCCGTGACAACTGTTCAGTTTATTGTTTTACATTTGGAAATTCCGATTTGTTGGGCGTTGAAGCGTATATAATTGGCCACCATCACCAGCAAAATCTGTGGATGGAATTTGACCTTGAAAATTCAAGGGTTGGGATTGCTCCGATAGAATGTGATATAGCAAGTCAAAGAATTCGTTCCTAG
- the LOC108193710 gene encoding protein FAR-RED-ELONGATED HYPOCOTYL 1-LIKE, which yields MEEDCSDPSDIKSVDGDNVLHASIIIMNKKRKLQVEQLDLPLPKHNCCKKGITSELRVSSTETPKQSVCAVLIAGIIHQEEKESESEVDSGNGSNSLVEDYDSVMSESYGTKNNTVYLNTLSVDCTSTPVNQTSEFDKGAMFSLDSRVTKSSTDKGKSQCTEYDHPLDDMGLFASLNDFSDYADYEEYVCLNYGDDSIQQYKQLKLLYASSLNPENLMLSSDGWDVKNQEYQPAGEKPTIDKDFEDYFSDLMI from the exons ATGGAGGAAGACTGCTCTGACCCATCTGACATTAAAAG TGTTGATGGCGACAATGTTCTGCATGCGAGCATTATTATCatgaacaagaaaagaaaactacaagttgagcAATTGGACTTGCCTCTGCCAAAGCACAACTGTTGCAAAAAAGGCATTACTTCTGAACTTCGTGTATCGTCTACTGAAACTCCAAAACAGAGTGTCTGTGCAGTCCTAATCGCAGGGATAATACACCAAGAGGAAAAAGAGAGTGAATCAGAGGTGGACTCTGGAAATGGTAGCAACAGCTTAGTTGAAGATTATGATTCCGTCATGTCTGAATCTTATGGAACAAAAAACAACACAGTGTATTTAAACACGCTATCAGTTGATTGCACGTCCACTCCTGTCAATCAAACCAGCGAGTTTGATAAAGGTGCTATGTTCTCTCTGGATAGCAGAGTGACTAAATCAAGTACTGATAAAGGAAAATCACAATGCACAGAATATGATCATCCCCTTGATGATATGGGATTGTTTGCTTCATTGAATGACTTTTCTGATTATGCGGACTATGAAGAATATGTTTGCTTAAACTACGGAGATGATAGCATTCAGCAATACAAGCAACTTAAATTGCTTTACGCTAGTAGCCTTAATCCAGAAAATCTTATGCTTTCGTCGGATGGATGGGATGTCAAGAACCAAG AGTACCAACCAGCTGGAGAAAAGCCGACTATTGATAAAGATTTCGAGGACTACTTTTCTGATCTTATGATATAG
- the LOC108193491 gene encoding uncharacterized protein At5g02240, translating to MANTVLVTGAGGRTGKIVYKKLKERSQQYTVRGLVRSEESKLKIGGGDDVFIGDVRNADSIVPAIQGIDSLIIVTSAVPKMKPGFDPSKGGRPEFCFEDGQYPEQVDWIGQKNQIDAAKAAGVKQIVLVGSMGGTNTNHPLNSLGNGNILIWKRKAEQYLADSEVPYTIIRAGGLQDKDGGLRELLVGKDDELLPTENKLVPRADVAEVCIQALQFEEAKSKAFDLGSKPEGSGTPTKDFKALFSQVTSRF from the exons ATGGCGAATACGGTTCTCGTCACCGGAGCTGGGGGCCGAACAG GTAAAATTGTTTACAAGAAGTTGAAGGAAAGGTCTCAACAGTATACTGTTAGAGGTTTAGTCAGATCCGAGGAGAGCAAACTGAAAATTGGTGGTGGGGATGATGTTTTTATCGGGGATGTGAGGAATGCAGACAGCATTGTCCCTGCAATCCAAGGCATAGACTCGCTAATAATCGTTACAAGTGCTGTCCCAAAAATGAAACCCGGCTTTGATCCAAGTAAAGGTGGGAGGCCCGAATTCTGTTTTGAAGATGGACAGTACCCTGAACAG GTTGACTGGATTGGGCAGAAAAATCAAATTGATGCTG CTAAAGCTGCTGGGGTGAAACAAATTGTACTGGTTGGATCAATGGGAGGAACAAATACTAATCATCCACTGAACAGCTTAGGCAACGGGAATATACTG ATTTGgaagaggaaagctgagcaaTATTTGGCCGACTCTGAGGTTCCCTACACAATCATAAG AGCTGGGGGGTTGCAAGACAAAGATGGTGGTTTGCGGGAATTGCTTGTTGGAAAAGATGATGAGCTTCTTCCGACAGAAAACAAACTTGTTCCGAGGGCTGATGTTGCAGAAGTCTGCATTCAG GCTTTACAGTTTGAGGAGGCCAAATCGAAGGCATTTGATTTGGGTTCAAAGCCTGAAGGAAGTGGAACACCAACTAAGGATTTTAAGGCATTGTTTTCTCAAGTTACTAGTCGATTTTAA
- the LOC108193492 gene encoding elicitor-responsive protein 1 — MAVGMLEVLLVDARELRDRHFWCGLDCLIPCLNETKAPYAQIQYGAQNQTSCLAQEEGKKRVWNEKFRFQVECEEEEDDMKNKVVLSTVEKHQFFPDFLVGKTTIYVKDVILRGMEEGKVVHGPHKYRVVRQDKTYSGEITVTVTFIKVSEGDFRAHSAAKILQPRTT, encoded by the exons ATGGCAGTTGGTATGCTGGAGGTGTTGTTGGTAGATGCCCGAGAACTCAGAGATCGTCATTTCTGGT GTGGGCTTGATTGTTTAATTCCATGTTTGAATGAGACCAAAGCTCCTTACGCTCAAATTCAATACGGAGCGCAGAATCAAACGAGTTGCTTGGCTCAAG AAGAAGGGAagaaacgagtatggaatgagaAATTTAGGTTCCAAGTAGAGtgcgaagaagaagaagatgacatGAAGAACAAGGTGGTACTAAGTACAGTCGAGAAACACCAATTCTTTCCGGATTTCCTTGTTGGCAAAACAAC GATTTATGTAAAGGATGTAATATTACGTGGAATGGAGGAGGGGAAGGTTGTCCATGGACCTCACAAGTACAGGGTCGTCCGCCAAGATAAAACCTACTCGGGTGAAATTACCGTCACCGTTACGTTTATTAAG GTTAGTGAAGGAGACTTTAGAGCGCATTCAGCAGCCAAAATTCTTCAACCAAGAACCACCTGA